From the Argentina anserina chromosome 3, drPotAnse1.1, whole genome shotgun sequence genome, the window GATCTGGTCCCAAATAAAATAACTTTATCTTTTGGAATCCAGTATATAAGGTACTTTGGATTTTATCACACTTGTCTTATTGGATGTTAATTCTTACAGGTACTTTGGATATCTGATGATGGTATTCCAGATCTAGGAGGCATTAATGAAGAAGTTGGATTTTTCGCAGATGAGGTTAGTCTCAAACTGACATGTGGATGTAACGATGTGCATGGGTTTTATCTCTACTGACCAAATAGTATTTAGGTTTTAATTGCTATGTAATGCAAATACTTCATACTATGCTTTTCCTTAAACACTAACTTCATGAAACAGGTCCATCAACCATTTGTAATCATTAAACCTGGAGCATATAGAAAGGTCACTGTGGAACTAAAGGTTCTAAAATATTCTCAACTACATGTTTCCCAGTTATCTTTTTTATATTTCAGATATATTAAAAGATGTGTCATGATTTTATGTAGATACACCATCTTGCTGTAGATGCTCTTCTAAAAAGCAACCAAGTAAATGAAATGGAAGGAGGTGCTTTGCTGGGATATGAAACAGACATGAACTCCGGATCACATACTTTTAATATCCAGGCTGCCTTTGATGAAGCTACTTCATCTGCACCTGCATTCCGAGTTTTGAAGCAGTTGATCCACCGGTGTCTTGCAGATGCACATACATCTGGAAATGTGTATGCTGATGCGTTACTGCAACATCTGTATCGGTGGCTTTGCAGGTTACGATCTCTTGCTTACCATGCATCCTGATTATCTGATGCTTGTTTACCAGATATACCTTCTCGCTTGGATCTGTATAATTTCCAGTTTGCcgttatttacttattttcatTGGCCCGTAGTTTGACTCATATATTTACCAATTCCTTTATGATGCAGCCCCCAGTCTAAACTTCATGATCCAGCACTTCAACGCCTACTTCACAAGGTAAATGTTGTTTCTCATAGCATCACTTTCTGGAGTTTCTGCAGATTTCATAATTTGTATTCTTTCCATAGTGCACTAAATAATTTTCTCTAGTCTTAtggtttcttttgttttcaatttctttaggTCATGAAAAAGGTGCTCTTGATTTTATTAGATGAGTTCCGCAAATTGGGTGCAAATATCATATTTGCAAATTTCTACAAGGTTATTATAGACACGGgaaaatttgatatatcagCAGCCAAAGCTTATTGTGATAGCATGCTTAAAACTCTCCAGAAAAGGTTATTATCTGATAGCTTTTTAGAAGTTCCTGCAAATTATACTGTGATAGTTTCTTCTAGTAATTCCATGTCTTTCCATCTGCAGAGAACTATTTGAGTGGATTGAACTTGAACCGTTGCAGTTCTGGCATTCTTTGCTGTTCATGGATCAGGTTGATTAATGCTCTCTCTGACTTCTTATTTTTTGAAGTTATAAGttatatgaaattaaattatatagaaaCTGTGATAGTTCGAACATCTGTATATGAATTGTAAACTTAAGCATATCATTGCTTTTTTGCTCCTCAATAGTGATAGGGAATTTGTATTAATTTAAGAATATCAATTATTCAAGGGTATGCTGGTTGCTCTATTTTACCAGATTTTAACCCCTCGGGTTTTGTGCTATGAGAGAGCTTTACCTGGCTGCTTTCATTATAATTAGCTGTATCCATAGTTCCCTAGATAGCTTTTAATATATAATCTAATGACACAGGCCAACTGATAAGTTCTAACCATTATGTAGTCATCATTATTTTCATCTGAGTCAGTATATTTTTTCCATGGTAGTATAATTATGGTGGAATTCCAATTAAAGCTGATGAAAGCATGTCTGGTGAATCTCAAGTGGATATTATATCAAGCTGGAACATTGCGGAATACTTACCCAAGAAAATTCAGGTTAGTCAATGAGGATAAAATCTTCGCCACATGGGCATTAAAAGAACTTGTTAGTCCACTGCTGCTATTGTTTTTAGCAGTAATAATGAGATCTTAGAACAAAGATACTCTTCAGGCTTCTGTAATTCTAATGGTTCAATTATCTTCTGGCATTTTGCAGgatcattttatttttattgtgtCCCAGTTTCTGTATATTCCCTGGAATTATGCACAGAAGCAGTCAGCCATTAGAGCAACTTTACAGGATGGCAGCAGTTGCACACCATCAATTACAGTTGCAGCTGCTGAGACTTTGGAAGCTCACATGACCGATTTTCTTAAAGGACAGGTTTAAATGTTAAACAATATTTGCAAAAGATAGTACAGCTTTCTGTCTTCTTATTTAATGTTGGTTCTGGATATTATTCAAATTATTCTGGTTTCTCAACAGATCAGCTCATACTTTACTGAAAAGCTTCTGGGAATTGTTCGTGATACAATACTTCATATGAAGGAACTGAACAAGTCTGAGTATGACTATCGGACATCTACTGGGCTGCCGCAACTTGCTGCTAATATCCGCAAAGGAGATGTGGCGCTTGAGTTCATTAAGAATGTCTGCGGTGTTTTGCTCATTGATCAAAGTGTTGAACATGATGTTATGGTATTTACTTATTTTAAGTGAAGATACCAAAAGAGTGGCCTCATATTTGTTCTTGTCAGCTAATTAATGTTTTATTCCTGCACCCTGATTCTACAGGTTATGAGAAGTAATCTATTAAAATATATGCATGTGAGGGAGTCTGCTCCTGAAGCTCAGTTTTGCGATCCCTGCCCATCTCTGTTCTTACGAAATGTCATTTGCAGGTACAACAGTTAATTTACCTTGTTAATATTTCACTTTTAGAAAGGGTTTATGATAGGGCTAATTTATTTCCTAGACATGAAGAAATTGCATGAACATAATGTCTTGGTAAGTAAACAGATAATGGAGGTTCATAATATTCTATGAAAGGCCTGTAAATCTGTAATTATATGGAGGTTCTTAAGTATGTCCTCGCAATGGTTCTTTCCCATTACTTTTCTTTCAAGTATAAAAGTTGCTCATCATTGTGTGAATTTCCACTAGTTATCGAATCTGTTTGCGCTCACCTACACACTGTTCAGAGAGAATTAGTAGTAAGAAGCGTAAGATATATGGTCAAAGAAAGAATTATATTTCTTATTAAATATTCTCCTTGGAATCAGAAATCCAAGAGATTTAACATGTGGTCCTCTTAGGTTTCACTAattggggttttttttttcttttgtactcGTGGTGCATCTTGATCTTAGATGTCCGGTAAACTTTAGGGTTTCAAAATTGAACATGAGCTTAATATTGTGAACTCCTAATATCTGTTAGTTTTTCCACTAATTCGATGTCCTTTAAAATGTGGTGTTTTGGGAAGCCATCTTTTTCCATTATCTAAATTTCAACTTGCTTGCTCATtactctcttttttccttgATTGACAGCTACTGCAATGACTGTAGAGACCTGGACATCTGCCGTGATTCAGCTCTACTAGGTGGAGAGTGGCGCTGTGCTGTGCCCCAATGCGGGCAGCCTTATGACAGAGAGCTGATGGAGAATACCCTTCTTCAGATTGTACAGCAGAGAGAGCGTCTCTACCACCTACAAGACCTTGTGTGTCTCCGATGTAACCAAGTCAAAGCCGCACATTTAGCAGAACAATGTGGATGTGCCGGCTCTTTTAGCTGCAAGGAAGATGCTGCTCAGTTTTGTGAAAGGATGCAGTTAATCTTGAAAATCGCCATTCATCAAAAATTTCTACTTCTACAAGAGTGCACTGAGTGGATTTTAGAAGTTGAGCGAGATTGATCTGGTGGTGTTCACTTCATTTAGATGAACAGCCAAAGCGTACAGATGACAGCATTCATGAGGTTTTAGAGCAAGTCAAATTCCAAAATTTTGCCCTCGTTAATTCCTTGACTTGTACATGATAAACCCCAATGTATCCCCACTCCGCTCTGTGGGAGCTTTGTAAAATAGTGTAAATAATGCTACGTCTTGTAGTACAATTCTGAATGATTAAATCTCATAACCACGTTAGCTTATCGCCTTTGTTATTGCTTATAAAATGTATAcgacatttgttttttttcaaatttgaagtGTTTTGTTATCATTGCTTCTTAGTCAAGTTTTCAAAATCATTCATTTCTGAAACTAAAAGGAGACGCATGTCTTGGATGCTAGCCTGGTCAAATTTGCTGAGGTCTAGAAGTGATGAAGTTTTCACTTCTAAGAGCTATTCAAATAGGCTGGTCCCGATTTAGCTCGTAGCACCACCTTAATCAGTTATCCGCATTTACTTTGATCCTAACTCTTTAGGAGCTCTTGGTGATTTCCTTATTTTAGGAGCAAAGTTCTATGAACTTTGGTCTACCTAGAAAAGAAGGGAAGGATAAAAGATCCATGATGTTGAGGGCGGGAACAACACACGCTAGCATTGGTTCTAGTATAGAAACGCCAGATGAGGAGGAAAAATTTGAAGAGCATTGCGGGTTTAAGAGTGCGTTGGAAGAAAGTCGAGCTCCCTGAGTTTAGGCTTCCCAACTCACTGAAGCTCGGGAGACGCCTGATGGCACCATGGTACAAGCAAACCTAAGGGAAAACCAAGTGATTAAGAAAACATGGACAACTTTTGGAAGCTCGGAACAGATACTGAAAATGATGCAGTGTTTCTGAGGTTTGCTTACTCTTCCCTCActccctttttttttagatCAAAGTACTTGCATAATTAAGTCGTGAATGTAAGTAGGAGCCTAGGAGGTAAGATTTCCCCAAGTTTTATGATGTGCTTCAGAGCATAACTAGCTAGACTGCAATAGCACGTTGTGGGCGCAAAAGAGAGCTTCACAACTTGCAATGAACAAAGTtaaaatcgaatgtctagaaCCGTGTTACTGTGTTCTGACTTATGTGAGGTCAACAGTACCATCATTGATGCCCTGGACTGCCAAGAGGCAATCAAGTTCTACGTTCATAGCGGTAGTTGCATTTGCTCCACAaactttagagtttagacCATCCAGAAACATTTCAACTTGTCTTGCAGAGTTGGCAATAACTTAGCATGAAGCATAGGCTGTGCAAATGCTGCAAGCAAGAGACCAATAGAGTTTCGAATCACTCCACCACGCCTGCTCACTCTAATGATAAAAGGAGAAACTTACTCTCTAATTGTAGGTTTTTCTTTGCAGGACTGCATACTATGGGGTTTCGTACATTTGTTTACATCGAAATTCTCAGCGCACCAGACTCTGGCATTGTAGGGAGATTCAGACTTTTCTATCTTGTGTAGGATGACTTGACGGTCGTGTAGGCTCTAGGAATAATGAAGTATTTTCCACGTAAGGATCTCTTGTAGTTTAATATGAGCCTGAACTTGCTGCCAAAACATATGTACTGAATGAGAACTATCATATCAGAAGCGTAAGCAACAGTGCACAAATTGATATATTCCAATAAGGTATTCCAACTCTTAATCCCATACAATTAGATGTGTAGCAAAGAATCTACAACAAAACTAGCATAAACTTTGAtggaaataaattaaatatatctCTCAACTAAGTTAATTAGCAAGAACTTATATGTAAGACGGTGCAACTATCTCTTTCCAGAGGGGACTATATATAAACTTCGTATCTCAGAAGCTTACAGATATAGATTAGATGGGATGCAGATACAGATACAGAAAAAAGATACCTCGTCAGGTCTTGTAACCCCGGTATGTAATATGCAGTATGCACAGTTAAGATGAAGAGTTTAACTCAGTCCACGGTAACTACATACCTGAAAAGACAATCATTTTATCATAGTTCAATTGGTTGATGGATAACTGGCATAACCAGATTGTTGGCCATGACGTGAAATACAAATGGTAGTCAAGTTTACTGTGGATGTTAATGTATAGGGTTCCCCTtctgcatgtatatatatgctatATGATGCACATGTGGgtcaaaaacaaattaattatCTTGGTTGTTAAACTTCATATTAGTAAACTGATCCTTCATTGAGGAAATAGATTCAGTTAGCAACTTAACATATGGAAACCAAAGCTTGGCAATGCAGGATGCAAATAAACAGCAATAAGCCAAATATAAGTCTCAAGCTGCAAGGGTGCATGAGTCGTTGAGCCAAATATAAGTCTCAAGCTGTAAGGGTGCATGAGTCGTTGTTCGAAATTCCTCCAGAATGAGGAACTGGAAAAATAACTAAACATGCACAATCACATGTAAATTACAAAAGGGGGAATACATGACCAACTTTTTTGGTGAAAGTGATCTAATGAAATTCCTATCGCCTTTCCCAAGTGACAGAATGACATACATCCATACAGAAATATGATTATGTGACATCTCAAAAGCTACTTGTTTGCTCATCTGCTAGTTAGAATCCAGTATAAATCTTTTCCAAATTCTGAGGTAGTCAATTGATTACATCCCATGGATTAAAGTATACTTTTTCCTTTCTGCCACTTACATCTATCTTCATAAAATTGTTTTGAGGAATAAGAAGAAGCTTTGTACTGTGCATCCAAgaacatatttttatatatcaatAAAGAATAATGAAATGCAAGATTGCTGAATAAGAAAGTCATAACTGTTGCAGTAACAAAGGAAACTCgtcaaaattaattaatgaaCAACTTACCTCTTTAGAGCCATATGCTATGTCATGATGTCCTTGGCTGGGTCTCACAAGTATCAGCATCATATGCTGCAGATCATACTGGTGAGTTTTGAGCCAAATGAAACTGATGCGAGGAGTAATGTCAAAGATGGAGGGCACATATGTATTTAGCATGAGGTCAGCATTGGTTGGGATTTTAGTTGGGATCTTGAACCTGATAAAAATGTATACAATCTTTGATCAACCTCAACAAAACTTTGCCCTGGTAATTTTTTCAACTCCTTCTGTCTCATCAAGTTTCTCAACCTAGCTTCATCTTCCCACCTACCAGCTTCAGCATAAATTATTAACATAAGTACATAGGGAGTAGTAATTTGAGGCTCTAGTTCAGACAAATGGGCTGCCACAAGTTCACCAAGCTCAACATTGCCATATGTCCTGCAAGCACCAAGTAAAGCTCCCCAAACACCAGTGTCTGGCTCAACCGGCATCCTCTCAATAAATTTATAAGCTTCTAACAAACAACCAGCTCGCCCAAGAAGATCAACCATACAGGAATAGTGCTCTACACCAGGGACAAGGGAGTAATCTTTCATCATGCCCTCAAAATGCTTTCTCCCTTCATCTACTAGCCCTGAGTGCCTACAAGCGGTCAAAACAGCTGTAAAAGTGAAACTGTTTGGTTTTATAcccttttctttcatcattGAGAAAAGCATGAGAGCATCATCTCCATGACCATGAGATGCACAAGCCCCTATTATAGATGTCCAGGATACAACACTTTTTTGTGACAATTTCTCAAAAACATCCTTGGCCAGATCAATATTCCCACACTTTGCATACATGTCAATGAGTGCATTTGTGATTGAAATATTGGTTCCAAATCCGTTCCTTTCTACAATCTCATGCAAACGTTTCCCAATGTCCAATGCACCCAAGCTAGCACAGGCTGAAATAACACTGACTATTGTGATATAGTCATACTCCACATTTTCATTTTGCATCCTACAAAAGAGCTTTATTGCGGCTGTTCCTGCATTGTtctgttcaaaagcagcaatcATGGCATTCCACGTGACTAGGTTTCTTACTACCATCCCATCGAATAAAGATATTGATGTTTCAagattcccacacttgccataAAATGCAATCAAAGCATTCATGAGTGACATATCTGAGTCAAATCCTACTTTAACTCCATGACAATGAATCAGTTTTCCTAAATCCAAATATGCTAAACTAGCACAAGCAGGGAGGATGCTCACCAGTGTAACCACATTTGGCCGGGAACCTGAAGCCAACAtgtcttgcaaaactctcaacccTTCTCTATAGAACCCATTTTTTACATAGCCTGCTACCATTGCAGTCCAGGAAACTATGTTCTTCACAACGATCTCATTAAAAACAAACTCAGAGTTCAAAGTTTCACCGTTCTGCGCATACATACTCACCAAGGAGCTCTGAACATATAGATCAGAACTAAATCCATTTTTAGTTATGTTACAATGCACTTCTTTCCCTTCTGTCAAAGCCGACTGCACCGCACAAGACCGAACTACAAAGGGAAAAGTATATTTATCGGGTGAAAAACCACTTCGATGCATTTCCCTGTACAAAACTATGGCTTCATGACAAGGTCCCCGATCAGCATAGCCCCTGATCAGGGTGTTCCAGAGAAAAACATCCCTTTCTGGCATTGCATCAAACAGGTTCCTTGCATAATCCATGGTAGGCGCCGTAGAGGAAGCCAAAGATACAAGCTTGGTTATAATGGGGAGGTTTTGACAATACCCAGTTTCAATAATTTTCGCATGGATGCATTTAAGGTCTGAAAGAGAAGCGCAAGACTGTAAAATGGGGTTCAAGGGGAGTGAATGGTAGTTATTAGGACTGAAATGAAATGGGAGGGATATGATGTGTTTGAGTTCTCTCCGGAATGCAAGGACAGACCACATGAACTGTTTGGGATCGGTTTTGTGTTTTGCATTAGGAATGGTTGTGCCACAGAGTCGCTGTCATAGCTCTAGTTTGGGACATCCTTAAAACCTTGAAAAGCAAATTCAATGATGTAGAGACAAGTTAAAAATCAACCAAAAATTCACAAGTTAGAGCAAAGGAAACTTCTAAACGATTTCCAGTGGCATAAGTCGCATAAATTTTCACGATAACAATTAATAGCATTCTCGAATATGAATCTGATCAATAAAACGAAACCAGTTCAACAACAACTGAAATCTCAAAAGCATACATATATTATCAAAGCTTATTCAAGCAATGGGATTTACTGTAATTCAAATTCCATTGTATTGATAGAACAAATTCTAAAATCTTCCAACTTGATAGAAAACAATATATGAATTGAGAGTTGATAATAGAACCCAGGTAAATCAAAGTATTAGTTTCAGCAGACAATACCAAAGAAACATTGATTACCTTAAACATCGAGTTGCTGGAACAACTGAAGCATCAAGTTTGGACTGAAGCGGGTTCAGCTCCAGAAAAACAGGGGAGAAGTAGCCAGTTGAGATTGGTGGTGGTCAGATGATTTAGACGGTGGAGTTGAGCAGTGAGGTTGGGTTTTCTAGACAACTGGATTACGGGGAAGCTAGAGTTGAAGTCTGAGGAGGAAATGCTTTCAGTGGCAAACCAAACAACCCTTGAACGGTTACAATTGAGCGAGCGTGGTTGTATGTTAACCCTTCCACAATGACCTATTACTTTGTGggctgtttatttatgttcggCTAATTATTTTGCATGCTAtcttagtatgtttactactaCTGGAAACAATACACAAGCCAATGTGTGGAGAAAAAACTTGGGTGCAAGAGGAAAAGGTGAGAGTGAGAAGTTACAAAGAGATTTTTGGGGGAAAAAATATTAGAATTGATTTTTACATTATTTTATCTTATTTATTACTACATTATCTTTTGTTTATTAAAATGTATTTTAATATAATCTATGGTATAATTGTTAGATCGTGATTTCACACTAATTTTAGTTGATAAGCTGAGTTCCGGTTATAAGAGTATAGATAAAATGGACACCAAAAATCTTCATTAAAATGAGAACTTCCGAAAATATCCATGTCTACTACATTGACAAACAAATAGGGATATTATGGTCCgataaaacataaaattttATCCCCAAAATCCCAAATTATCAGATAGATAATTCGATAACTACCCACTCGTCCACCCCTGAGGTGTGATCGGTTTTTAGTAATCTATAAAGCAAACAAGCTTTCTTAGTCAAAAGATGCGTGAAAACACATTAATAACCCTAGATTATAGGTTAATTTAAATCAGTTTTCAATATATGTAGGATACatcagtaattaataaaatgataaacataaataacaaaaacacaaaagaTAGTGGTAGAAATTATTTGCAGTAACTTTCTATATCCCCACTTCCTATCCTCATTACTTTCATGCttttgaaaaagagaaaaatcctCAAATGGTACTTGAATTATGTCTCAATGCACATTTTGGTACTTGAACTAAATGGTACCTCTAAACTAATGTTATATCAGCTATTACAGTATAGAGACCAAAAACCTATTCTGGGTTTTGGTGAATGCTCAATTACTATTGTTTATATCctttttttaatctcctctctgAAGAACTGGTGATGgtgcattattattattgtcaTTATTATTTCAAGCATTAAGTCATCAAGTTATCATCATAATTCATCTTTCATACCATCTGTCGTGAACTGAATAAGAGAAAAACTGTCGTGTGGAGCTACCCAAGggtccgtattgcgtgtccgacacggacacgttcGGGCTCAGACACGCGAGTGTCCGATTGGatacgcaccaactcataataaaagtgaaagtgcttatggtgagaatcgaaccttggtcatccaagtcacccaacaactcctcaacaaTTCCAacaaattcagtttttgttatatttatgcatattttaatatatataaggagagaaactcatgataaaaataagaatgcttgtggtgggattcgaaccttggtcatccaaaggATCTaacaaatcctcaaccattccaacatattcagtttttgttatatttatgcacactttaatatatatacatctaaatactttcaaaattttaaattaattttttaatatatatattaaaataattttaattgacgtgtccaccacgtgtctgtgtccaaaaaaaattttatatgccgtgtctacatATTGAATCGTgtacgtgtccgtgtccatgcTACATAGGGAGCTACTGACCTGTGTTTTGCCATGTGGTTTTGACACTACAAGAGGTAACAGAAGCATAACTTTATCAGTTGTTAAAAGGACACCAACCCCTATGCCATTCAATATTATGTGGGAGGGCTTAAACAAATGAATAGAAGTTGATCCTGGTGGGATTTCATTGAAGTGAAATAATTTATCTTATTTtccataaaaaataaataaatttggcAATCACTTTTTTACCCATGTCTTTACTTGGCAGCAGGGCCATTTAggtgctagatgagcattttaacaacaaatttaatagaaGTATCATACTGGCTAACAGAGCATTAATTTGGGTACTGTTAGGCTAGTTTTGAAAGTTTATATCAAAATGTGCATTGAGGAAAATATCATTTGAGGATTTTGTTTTCCCTTGgaaaaagataaacaaaataCTACACACATTGTGTGTAGGTGAGTGCTGGTTTATGTTTACAAGAACCACTCTAATCATGGCCATGTTATATGTGCCTTATCGGTAGTAATTAAACaaataatatttatgtaaatGTCATTCACTTAATTCCTATTCATTTACCTGAGTATATAGTTTATATTATAATTACTATTCCTATTTCTAGTTGTGATTCTCCTGATAAAATCATTTGGAGAGGAAATGCTTCtgggattttttttatgtgaaATATGCTTACCAAGTCATGTGTGAGGATATAAACTTTCAAAAGTATCCTTGGTTGAAGATTTGGTCTCTAAATATTCCTCCTA encodes:
- the LOC126788044 gene encoding pentatricopeptide repeat-containing protein At1g08070, chloroplastic-like gives rise to the protein MWSVLAFRRELKHIISLPFHFSPNNYHSLPLNPILQSCASLSDLKCIHAKIIETGYCQNLPIITKLVSLASSTAPTMDYARNLFDAMPERDVFLWNTLIRGYADRGPCHEAIVLYREMHRSGFSPDKYTFPFVVRSCAVQSALTEGKEVHCNITKNGFSSDLYVQSSLVSMYAQNGETLNSEFVFNEIVVKNIVSWTAMVAGYVKNGFYREGLRVLQDMLASGSRPNVVTLVSILPACASLAYLDLGKLIHCHGVKVGFDSDMSLMNALIAFYGKCGNLETSISLFDGMVVRNLVTWNAMIAAFEQNNAGTAAIKLFCRMQNENVEYDYITIVSVISACASLGALDIGKRLHEIVERNGFGTNISITNALIDMYAKCGNIDLAKDVFEKLSQKSVVSWTSIIGACASHGHGDDALMLFSMMKEKGIKPNSFTFTAVLTACRHSGLVDEGRKHFEGMMKDYSLVPGVEHYSCMVDLLGRAGCLLEAYKFIERMPVEPDTGVWGALLGACRTYGNVELGELVAAHLSELEPQITTPYVLMLIIYAEAGRWEDEARLRNLMRQKELKKLPGQSFVEVDQRLYTFLSGSRSQLKSQPMLTSC